DNA sequence from the Colletotrichum higginsianum IMI 349063 chromosome 10, whole genome shotgun sequence genome:
TGAGGCCTCCATTCACCTTGAGACCATCCATGTCTTGAATCGTCTGCTCACATGTCTTTCCCCCATTCATCCTCCCAGCTCGACACTACTACAAGACATCGACACAAAACACAACCATGCGCGCCAgcaccctcctcgccctcgccgccccgggcctcaccctcgccctcgccctcgccgaaAGCAGCGACGAGTGCCTCCTCAACCTCGGGGCCTGGTTCGCCGGGAAGGGCGTCACGGACCagcccggcctcgacgccttcGGCGGCGTCTGCAAGGGCACCCGCGTCATCAAGGGCAAGTTCCAGCCCTTCGCGGCCCGCGACGAGTGGCTCCTCTACAGCTGCTGCCGGACCAGCGACGGCAGGTTCCCGTACGCAAGGTACATCGCGCTGCAGAACTGCATCGCCTTCAACGATGCCGGAGGGGGCACCTTTACCTGGCAAAAGACCATGAGGTGCGCGCGTCCAAcccccccatccccttcatcccccaacccccctcccagaTCTgcctcgatgatgatgaggatgatgatgatgatactGACATGAGAATAACCAAACCAGCTTCCGACTCGCCGAGTCCTGCCCGGACTGCAAAGTCGTCGACGGGTCCCTGGCCGGCGCGCCCGGGGCCCACCTCCGCTGCACCTGCGCGGCGCCGAACCAGGCGCCCAAGACGTACGAGCTGTCCCTCGACGCGGACCGGtgggccgagggcgacgtccgCGGCGAGAAGATGAGCCGGTACCCGTGCGGGCTGAGCAACGGCATGATGGACTGCGGCTGGTCGCGGTGCGTGCGCAAGTCGTACGAGCACGCCTTCCCGCCGGGCCACTGGTACGGCCCGGGGTCTCCGGACG
Encoded proteins:
- a CDS encoding short chain dehydrogenase, with protein sequence MRASTLLALAAPGLTLALALAESSDECLLNLGAWFAGKGVTDQPGLDAFGGVCKGTRVIKGKFQPFAARDEWLLYSCCRTSDGRFPYARYIALQNCIAFNDAGGGTFTWQKTMSFRLAESCPDCKVVDGSLAGAPGAHLRCTCAAPNQAPKTYELSLDADRWAEGDVRGEKMSRYPCGLSNGMMDCGWSRCVRKSYEHAFPPGHWYGPGSPDANDPR